Genomic window (Falco cherrug isolate bFalChe1 chromosome 4, bFalChe1.pri, whole genome shotgun sequence):
ctccactGAAAAAGTTTGATGCTTATCACCTGTAGGCCCGCAAAAACAATAACCTTAACTGCTATGTAAGTCAGTCTAACTTACTGATTACTGCCCAACTCACATGTTCTTTGTTTAGCCACCTTAAGTTTGTCtccacagagaacagaaataccTCTCATGTATGAAAGAACTTATTACAAGATTAATTTTCATAACCAACAATCTAATCGTTCAAAATCTACTAGGAGAAACTCAAGCTGGCGTCTGATATTTTTTACTCTAACACTATGATAATCACTAGTATTATCTATTGGGACACTCACGTTGGGAAACTGCATTAAAGACTGACTTCAAATGCACacaacagaaggaaatacttttctcaGTCAGCTACGCAGACATTTTAGTTGTGAAACATTGGCAAAAATTAAGCCTTCCTAAAACTCCTCCTTTACTGTTAATGGATGACTCATACTTGAATTTCTTAGCACTTGTGGCTGTTTTAGTTGGCTTAGGGTGTTCCAGGTTGATGTTCAAGAGGCTTCCCAGTATttgcagatttttccttttctctgcagcaagcTCTTCTTCCTCCACTGTCTTCAAGACATTTGTctctgctaaaagaaaaaataaatacattatttttttcctctgctatgACCTGAGTAAGCCTGTAATATTTGATATATAACATTACTATAGTAAAGGAGTTCACACATATCAACACATcacttcctttattttaaagctactTAGAGGCTTTCTCCCTTGCACTGTAGAAAATCTTTGGATTAGAAATGTCACAGGCACCTTTGTCATGTGAAAATTGTATCAGTTATTTAACCTGTTCCCTGCTTCTATCACATGACTGTGCAACTACTCTGCCACTGATAGATGCTGTACAGAAGATCACATTAGCACAACAAAGGAAGTGGCAGAACTAGGCAAAAATCTAAGGTTCAGAAACAAATAGTGAATTTTGAAAACTTGGTTAACAATTTCAGtttggggggggaaagaaatattttagaatttttgcctttttcagcttttctgccttctgctatttaaaaaaaaataaattaaaaagtctTTCCTTCTAAGGCTGCCAAATCAGCTGTGGACTGCAGGATGACTACAGAACAGTTTAAATGAATGTAGTGGtcaaaaagtgtattttaataaGTCACCACTTATCCTGTGAACAACATGGATACAGACATTCTGATATCAtcctgtattaaaaaatattttcaaatatcaaTTTATCAACCAAGTACATCTCATTCAGCTATTTCATATACTTTTGCAATATACATTTAAGGAAACACAGCTACAAATATATACTATGTAAAGCCACAACACAGTTGGgttattttctttaaggaatCACCAAAGAAGCGAAAGTAGTCCTTAAGTTGCTTTAAGCATACAAAATTAAGGCTTCATGATATAGCTCTGTTATCATTAACCAGGAAACATGAGCAAGTTTACCTTCTTCTTCACTCTCACTTTCAAGGAATCGAGCATCCATGCGAAATCTTTCATCTGTGCCAAATCGTGACTGCAATTTCAAGAGctgaacaaaaggaaataaatcctATTAAGTACTGGAGGAGAAAATCAACATTCGGTAACTTTATTTTACTATAATTATGGCAACATACTAATAACTAAGGATGACAACATCAAAGAAACTCCTCCCACTATCCAACACACATTATTTCCTCCATGGCTACTGTTTCTTCTACGTACGAGTATTCTGTTACAAGTTTGTCAAAATCATATTCAGCAAGTATGTAAACCTCCATACTATGTTATTCTGAAGTGGCATTATGGAGactttgaagaaaactgaattacAGTAATGGGTTCTACTCActttttcaccagctttgcctTCAAACTGGGGCTTAATTTTGAATCTCTCATCATCTGTATCATCTTGCTCATCCTCGCTGCTTTCAAACAGTCTGCCTGAAGTTTTAGGAGCAGGTTCATCcttcattaaacaaaaagaaaatatagaaaGGCAGCCATTTACAtaaatttgagaaaataaatcagcatcAATTTTGTTCATGTGCTTTTTGGCTTATTTGAAAAAGTGTATTGCTGCTAGAACAACCAGCTCACTTATTGAATCATGCACTTCAAATCTTGTATACACATCCTGTGCAATTGTTTCACTCTTACGAGTACTAAATTTTAGCACAGGCAAAATATCCATTTGAAGGGTAACTCAAGTTTTACAATATGCGATAGGTATAAAAATCCAACTTTCTGATTATGTCAATGAAGATAAATTTGAAAGTATCAACATCTAATTATAACCTTTTTGAATAAGCCTCACATATGGTATAAACTAGGACACAGTTTAAGCCTGTTGATAAACATAAATGATTACAAAAGGTAAGCACCCCGTAGTTTCAAAACAATTTCCATAGCACTAGAAGttctaaagaaaaggaaaaatacagggCAAGGATTTCAAATACAATTATAACCCTAAGAGatatatatgttaaaaaagTGCTAAACACgaggaaaactgagaaaagaagGTTTTAATTAAATAGTGAAAATGGTTGTAATATTAGTATGTTTATGAagaaaaagcccaacaaaagcaaacccaatGATTTAAAGCTTTGGCAGAGATGTGACTAAAACCACGATGATACAGAAAGTtctattccagaaaaaaagtacttaaTTGGGCTGAAAGTATGGTGGTAAAATCCTGAGGAGTCTCCTAAACAAGGTCTCAGTTAGGTGAGGCGTAAAGAGGAAGTCACACTTCTCTGGACCCTAACATCACTTTAAAAACGAGACACTACAGTAATACAGATTCTTTGTCCACGGGGTTGAAAGAGCAGAGTCCTTCTATACTACTCAAGCCACATCTCCTCCCTTTCCATTgactaaaagcagcaaaatttcAAAACTGATTATGCATAAGCCCTATAAtgtaacattctttttcttctaatcGAAGTTAGAATATCTTTTCTACAGGTCTCAATCTCCTTACAAATTCTCTAAGACCTCCAGCTGTATCAGATGCGTGGTTAAGTTCTTGGAAACCTGTTCCATATTAGCAAAAAAAGAATCATTTATTCATTCAGTTCAAACTTTACCaacttttttctgtcacttcacTATGAAAAATAGTCTTCAGAATAAAAGGCATAATCATATTCATATGGAATTACCTTATAGAATACTGGACTTTTTCTTAATAACACTTACTTCTTCATGCATATTTCCCAAACTCACCTCTTTCTTCAACATCTCATCTGCTTCAGGTTCACTTTCCACATCTGAATTGAATATGATGTGTTTATGCTTGCCTGCTGGCTGGCTATCCTATGTAAGAGTGAAACCGTCAAGTCAAACACATCATATACTTGCTATAGTCACAAGTAAGTATCTAAACAACATTTCCAGGACATGAAAGGAAGACTCTACTGTTCCTCTTTCAAGTCCAGAGACATTCCAGGAATTAGATATCCACCATTTTACATACACTCAAAAGAAAACTGGCAATGTAATCAGAAATTCCAATATCcgattttaaaatatcttacaCCACACCTattcatttcccttcttttacTGCATACTATTCAGATAGAAGTTGCATGTGTAATTACCAGATTTGAAAGAGCTCCCTGAATGAGTTTCTTCTGTAAATCTCGTACTTTCTGCCTCTCATCTAGAGCTGCCAGCCTCCTCTGGTTATCCTGCAACCGTTTCTTTTTTATACTAGGTTCCTTGGAAGCGGTACCATGAAGACAAAGCTCCTTATTTTCCAGAAGGCTCGTCATTCCATTCTCACATTTATTAGCTTCACATTGCAGATTTGGATTGCTTACATCCCTCTTCAAGTTTTTTGAACAGAGTTTTGGGCTTTTCAATTGTTGTTTAGCACGTTTCTGTGACACTGCAGCATTACTATCCATGTCACTGCTCTCATCTTCACTCtgagcagcagtagcagcagcagaatcTCCATACTCTGAATTTTGGTCATCTTGTAAAGAACTcgcatctttcttctttcctggtAAATGTGGCCTGGAAACAGGCTGATCGCCCTCATCTGCTAAGGAGGCGGCACCTGACTGTTCACAATGCctattttgcctctttttacTGCCGACCTCAAGCAAATTCAACGGATGATTCTTAGACTGTCTTTTAGATGACTCCTCCCCACAATAAGAAATACGAGCTTCAAGACTTAAACTTTCTACAGACCTCTTCTTTAAACCAATACTGTCCTCAGTTAACTCTTTTTCACAAAGGGACCCCATTCCTCTGAAGGGCTGGTATTTCAAACATGAATTATTTTGTCCCTTGGAACTTTCTTCATCAGCATCCTTCTCCCCTGCTAAAATTGCAGCAACTACATCTTCAGgacagatacttttttttttaactgcagggCAAGATTTAGGAACTTTTGGTTTATTTACAATGTCACCTTTAGGATTTTCTTCAACACTGCAATGACTAGAACCCTGTGTACTATCCAATTCTTCTGCGGGTGTCCCAGTGTTTTCAGTAGCTAATGCTTTTAAGTCATCTAATGTAAGATCTAAGCGGTAACAGTTTTGCATCATGGATTCATAATCAGAACTGCTTTCAGACTCCCCTCTCTCTGGCTCCGAATAAGAGCTTTCACTATCACTTGTCTTTGTTGTAGTGTTAGCTGCTGTACTCTGCAAGGCagcaattttacattttttccttttcccttttctttcaacATACTCTTTTAAACTGTGCATTTTCAGTGAGAAATCATTTAGCAAATCATGTCTTTCATTCACTAATGTTTCTTTACTTTCCACCTTCCCCTGTTTAGAATCTTCTAAAATTGCAGTTTTCCTTCTACTTAGATCTGGAGTTTTACTTTCGGCAATAATTTCATCTGTATCTGCTGAATCATAACCATTATCGCATTCCATACTCTCTCTATTTTTGTAACTTCCTTTGATAGCTTTCTTCATGCCATCTGGATTGCTTAAGAACCAATGACTATTgtgttttaattcaaaattatcCCCAACAATTTCCAAGTGGTCATTTGCAGTCCCAACATTTCCAGCTTTCTGTATTTCCACCTCTTTCTTTACCATTGCTCTCATTTCCTCTTCAGAATCAATGTCACTATTAGAAACATGCCTATTTTTTTGAGCTGAAACTCCAgaaacattgcttttatttgctaATAAACCTCTCCCTGATATTTTACTATAAAGACTCCTTGATGGAAACAATTCAGACTTCTCATTGGGTTTGGATTTTGATCTTTGATCTAGTTGTGGTGAACCTGTGTTTTTTGAATGTAACTGGCACCCAGAAGAGAGAACTACTGCTCCATTCAGAGCCTCACTGCCCAGTTGCCTCATTTTTTTAGGTGGCTTCTCAGTTACAGGGAACTCTCCTTGCCGCTTCTTGTTTATGCTGTCATCTCTCTCTTCCAAGTGCCAAGTAAGCTCAGAAATAGGAACTACACGTGTCAAGTCCGGCTCCAGCTTTCTAAGGTTATGGCAATATTTTGATGGGTCATATTTCACAATGTTAGTCTGAGTTAAGGAATTAAAACAAGGTGATTCTTTCAGCAAACAGACTTCCAGTCTTCATGAACAGGCTAAATTCCACATGAAAGGACAACAAAGAGTCCTTTTTAATGTTGTGACCATGAGCCTTTAAGCAACTGACTCGCAGTCTACAAAGTTTATTTAAATCACACAAACTTACTGCAAGATTTACTTAAGGGTATTCAGTAAATCAAGTATGACATAGTAGCTAATATTAAGACTTAAAGAAATGTTTGCCCATACAACTGAATAAAGAAGGGAATTGTGCCCATGCCCAACCAATagaaaaaggatattttatttttttgttgactCCTAAGGTGCAGGATAGGCAAGACTCTGCCGAATTTACCAACAACccatttctaaaagaaaaagaaaaaaaaaataatcagcactGAATAAAAAGGAATGGGAGTAACTCGGGAATAAAACAAGATGTATATTCTTGGATAACAGAAATACTAATAAAGAACCATTTGTGACTAATTCTTTTGGTTTACTCTCTTAAGTGAGGTGTATTCATACTGTGCAACTTAGCCagcttccttctgaaaaaaaagaagaaggcaaaatcaaccaaccaaaaccGCCAAATTTCTACAACCTGCAAACAGAGTGAcaataaaaactgaatttctttacAAGTACTATCCTTCATGTAATGTTTTTGGTTTATAAATTAACAGTGATAACTATACAGACAAGATTGCTATTATTTTGCCgttttcccctttcccactaaagaattaaaaatgccCCATAACCCTCCAAAAACATTCTGTGCttagtaaattattttgaaaactttgtAGTAAATCTAATTTTTGTTGCCTAAATTTGCATGTTCAGTGATTTTATTCCAAGTCTTACTTTTGTAAGCATGTGTAGACCCTGATCCTGAACGTGCTGAAGCACAGAGATTAGTTCCTGACAACCCAGCAACCAAACCCACATATACTCTATAAAAGTAAGACACACATTGTCTTTACATGCTTTTAAGGGTGACACAAAGATATTGCCAACACAAATGAGTAACAAAGCATTTACTAATTTAACACAACAAGAGTGGACAATATGATCAAGATAATTTCCAGTCCTTACAAAGAATGACAGGAGCATTCTATGTGTCTACACATAAGGTATTTCTTCAGACTACTTTTGACAAGTTGGACCGTAACACTTAGTGGAAGTTTCTTTACATGAAGTGTAGAGATTTGACATAAATTTAGAAGTAATAAGCTTGTGCCCAGTTCCAGTTTTTCTTCCGTTTTAATTCTCTATACGTCTACCCCACCATACCTTATGCTCTGGCACCTCTGTACCTGGTACTGCTTTCATGTGAAAGTCTACAACTCCAGCCTTTTTCAGTGATTCTAACAGACACACTTTATCATTTCtctgtggcttttctttctgcagatttGCTTCCTCCCTCTCCATGGCGAGCCTGTACCAAAAAGTACATCATATATGAAAAAACATCTGCCTGCGTACTACCTTACAGCTGGCAGTGCCCCTCTCCCACAGAACAGTAACATTTCACTACTTACGGAACTCACATATCCGCTACTTTTAAGGGAACAATGATGCAAAATATGTTGCAATATCTAATACACATCAACAGTTCACCAATGCcaataaaaaccagaaaggatAAAAGCATAGCAGATGAAAGCTCAAGCATAATATTGAAAAAGGGTAACTTTATCAacaacatactttttttttgttgttttaaatcgACTTTTACCTGTGCAAAAAGCTCTCTTTGGCTAACTCAATTTGCAGCATCCCCCCTTTCcacttggttttatttaaaactgacaTGCCTGTAAAACAAGAAGATGGGAAATTACTATTTCCTACATTCAAAAAACATACCTTAGACTTAACTATGCCTCCTTCTATGATAGCTTGAAGTTTATTTAGCATGACCTTATACCTCATTACTCACTTGATTCAAGTTTGTATATGAAAGATGTAATATCCAAATCTTAAACAAGGTGGTCTACCTCCAAAATTAACATTCTGACTTCAAAAGACTTGTTCAAGTCTCTATGG
Coding sequences:
- the NOL8 gene encoding nucleolar protein 8 isoform X1, whose protein sequence is MEKKQISKRLYVGGLSHTVSKAELQERFGKFGRVLDAEIITRKDDQGNPMKTFAYISVSISDADLKKCMSVLNKTKWKGGMLQIELAKESFLHRLAMEREEANLQKEKPQRNDKVCLLESLKKAGVVDFHMKAVPGTEVPEHKKWVVGKFGRVLPILHLRSQQKNKIVKYDPSKYCHNLRKLEPDLTRVVPISELTWHLEERDDSINKKRQGEFPVTEKPPKKMRQLGSEALNGAVVLSSGCQLHSKNTGSPQLDQRSKSKPNEKSELFPSRSLYSKISGRGLLANKSNVSGVSAQKNRHVSNSDIDSEEEMRAMVKKEVEIQKAGNVGTANDHLEIVGDNFELKHNSHWFLSNPDGMKKAIKGSYKNRESMECDNGYDSADTDEIIAESKTPDLSRRKTAILEDSKQGKVESKETLVNERHDLLNDFSLKMHSLKEYVERKGKRKKCKIAALQSTAANTTTKTSDSESSYSEPERGESESSSDYESMMQNCYRLDLTLDDLKALATENTGTPAEELDSTQGSSHCSVEENPKGDIVNKPKVPKSCPAVKKKSICPEDVVAAILAGEKDADEESSKGQNNSCLKYQPFRGMGSLCEKELTEDSIGLKKRSVESLSLEARISYCGEESSKRQSKNHPLNLLEVGSKKRQNRHCEQSGAASLADEGDQPVSRPHLPGKKKDASSLQDDQNSEYGDSAAATAAQSEDESSDMDSNAAVSQKRAKQQLKSPKLCSKNLKRDVSNPNLQCEANKCENGMTSLLENKELCLHGTASKEPSIKKKRLQDNQRRLAALDERQKVRDLQKKLIQGALSNLDSQPAGKHKHIIFNSDVESEPEADEMLKKEDEPAPKTSGRLFESSEDEQDDTDDERFKIKPQFEGKAGEKLLKLQSRFGTDERFRMDARFLESESEEEAETNVLKTVEEEELAAEKRKNLQILGSLLNINLEHPKPTKTATSAKKFKDINALRYDPTREDHAVFERKPSATEKESKAKSKKREESEKLPEVSQEMYYDIAVDLKELFGSSKSKSEKNEDIPWDKNDAEDSTPLDHLGSNVESDVAQQSSGFTFSFFGDMEESGVKEEPYIVETIKPVKVTWQEDPRFQDSSSEGDDEPETSESERNKEMFFSLPQTGSARFFFFSKDDERLREGPKLFCRSADLSEEKDGWEDRRRLLLEECRKKHKDARRKVKAKK
- the NOL8 gene encoding nucleolar protein 8 isoform X2, with translation MKTFAYISVSISDADLKKCMSVLNKTKWKGGMLQIELAKESFLHRLAMEREEANLQKEKPQRNDKVCLLESLKKAGVVDFHMKAVPGTEVPEHKKWVVGKFGRVLPILHLRSQQKNKIVKYDPSKYCHNLRKLEPDLTRVVPISELTWHLEERDDSINKKRQGEFPVTEKPPKKMRQLGSEALNGAVVLSSGCQLHSKNTGSPQLDQRSKSKPNEKSELFPSRSLYSKISGRGLLANKSNVSGVSAQKNRHVSNSDIDSEEEMRAMVKKEVEIQKAGNVGTANDHLEIVGDNFELKHNSHWFLSNPDGMKKAIKGSYKNRESMECDNGYDSADTDEIIAESKTPDLSRRKTAILEDSKQGKVESKETLVNERHDLLNDFSLKMHSLKEYVERKGKRKKCKIAALQSTAANTTTKTSDSESSYSEPERGESESSSDYESMMQNCYRLDLTLDDLKALATENTGTPAEELDSTQGSSHCSVEENPKGDIVNKPKVPKSCPAVKKKSICPEDVVAAILAGEKDADEESSKGQNNSCLKYQPFRGMGSLCEKELTEDSIGLKKRSVESLSLEARISYCGEESSKRQSKNHPLNLLEVGSKKRQNRHCEQSGAASLADEGDQPVSRPHLPGKKKDASSLQDDQNSEYGDSAAATAAQSEDESSDMDSNAAVSQKRAKQQLKSPKLCSKNLKRDVSNPNLQCEANKCENGMTSLLENKELCLHGTASKEPSIKKKRLQDNQRRLAALDERQKVRDLQKKLIQGALSNLDSQPAGKHKHIIFNSDVESEPEADEMLKKEDEPAPKTSGRLFESSEDEQDDTDDERFKIKPQFEGKAGEKLLKLQSRFGTDERFRMDARFLESESEEEAETNVLKTVEEEELAAEKRKNLQILGSLLNINLEHPKPTKTATSAKKFKDINALRYDPTREDHAVFERKPSATEKESKAKSKKREESEKLPEVSQEMYYDIAVDLKELFGSSKSKSEKNEDIPWDKNDAEDSTPLDHLGSNVESDVAQQSSGFTFSFFGDMEESGVKEEPYIVETIKPVKVTWQEDPRFQDSSSEGDDEPETSESERNKEMFFSLPQTGSARFFFFSKDDERLREGPKLFCRSADLSEEKDGWEDRRRLLLEECRKKHKDARRKVKAKK